One region of Candidatus Eisenbacteria bacterium genomic DNA includes:
- the priA gene encoding primosomal protein N' — MSRFVIVAVPVPTRRTFTYRLPETLDAGDPVGRRVLVPFGPRRMTGLVVALADGPPPVEAKDVLDVLDEGPILEGPLFELTRWIADYYLAPWGETLRAALPVGRMRRSRRVATATGGGEDPAGEPFLRELEDAIRGKGGAPVEALVKRFGSRGKVEGGLARLESLGRAEVRAVLEPGPAADRTESWVEILPEGAAEGAEEKLRKNAIRQIECLLHLRAKRRARRAEMRARFGGAADALVGKGFARIVEEEMVRIAEGGALPSRYDPDRPLTPEQEAALAPLLPAIRERRFEAHLLHGITGSGKTEVYLRAASETRAAGRTVLALVPEIALTPQTVGRFRARFGDEVVVLHSALSPGERHDTWREIRRGHFPVVVGVRSALFAPLRNLGLIVVDEEHDTSYKQGESPRYHGRDMAVVRAKLEGVPILLGSATPSVESIWNVRDGKYRLAVLPKRIHDRPLPRIEVVDLARVPYKERIGALSPRLVERIGETLGRGEQAMLFLNRRGYAPFLHCPDCGHVPRCAHCEVAFTFHRVESVLRCHYCGVEKEPPTVCPECGGARIGYRGMGTQRVEEDLRGAFPSARIGRMDLDTTRKRDSARRILSDFAGGGIDLLLGTQMIAKGHHFPGVSLVGVILADTALHLPDFRAGERTFQLLLQVAGRAGRGDREGEVVIQTFHPRHYCIRAAIHHDFDAFVERELADRRELRYPPFSRIVALTFRGKREGSVRGAAARFRGALSSDGRITPMIHEILGPTPAPITKIRDRFRWRLMIKAKTERWRAFREVLAAHLDAFHGRRGGGRAEVVVDVDAQDLL; from the coding sequence GTGTCCCGCTTCGTCATCGTTGCCGTACCGGTGCCCACGCGCCGGACTTTTACCTACCGCCTTCCCGAGACGCTCGACGCCGGCGATCCGGTCGGCCGTCGCGTACTCGTCCCCTTCGGCCCCCGCCGCATGACCGGTCTCGTCGTCGCGCTCGCCGACGGTCCCCCTCCGGTGGAGGCGAAGGATGTCCTCGACGTGCTCGACGAGGGACCGATCCTGGAAGGACCTCTCTTCGAACTGACCCGTTGGATCGCCGACTACTACCTCGCCCCTTGGGGGGAGACGCTCCGCGCCGCCCTTCCGGTGGGCCGGATGCGGCGGAGCCGGCGCGTCGCCACGGCGACCGGAGGAGGGGAAGATCCCGCCGGCGAACCCTTTCTGCGTGAACTGGAGGACGCGATCCGCGGGAAGGGGGGCGCTCCGGTGGAGGCGTTGGTCAAGCGGTTCGGATCCCGCGGGAAGGTCGAGGGCGGGCTCGCGCGGTTGGAGTCGCTCGGCCGCGCGGAGGTGCGGGCGGTGCTCGAGCCGGGGCCGGCGGCGGACCGGACCGAGAGCTGGGTCGAGATCCTCCCCGAAGGGGCCGCCGAGGGGGCGGAAGAGAAGCTTCGTAAGAACGCGATCCGGCAGATCGAGTGTCTTCTCCATCTGCGGGCGAAGCGCCGGGCGCGCCGCGCGGAAATGCGCGCCCGCTTCGGCGGCGCCGCCGACGCTCTCGTCGGGAAGGGATTCGCGCGGATCGTGGAGGAGGAGATGGTCCGCATCGCCGAAGGCGGCGCTCTTCCGAGCCGATACGACCCGGACCGTCCCCTCACGCCAGAGCAGGAGGCGGCGCTCGCGCCGCTCCTCCCCGCGATCCGGGAAAGACGTTTCGAGGCGCATCTCCTCCACGGGATCACCGGATCGGGGAAGACCGAGGTCTATCTGCGCGCCGCCTCGGAGACGCGCGCCGCCGGCCGGACCGTCCTCGCGTTGGTGCCGGAGATCGCCCTCACGCCGCAGACGGTCGGCCGCTTTCGCGCCCGCTTCGGCGATGAAGTGGTGGTGCTTCACAGCGCCCTCTCGCCGGGGGAGAGACACGACACTTGGCGCGAGATCCGTCGCGGCCATTTCCCGGTCGTGGTCGGCGTCCGCTCCGCCCTCTTCGCCCCTCTCCGGAATCTAGGACTCATCGTGGTCGACGAGGAGCACGACACCAGCTACAAGCAGGGAGAGTCCCCCCGCTACCACGGGCGGGACATGGCGGTGGTGCGCGCCAAGCTGGAAGGGGTGCCGATCCTGCTCGGCAGCGCCACGCCGAGCGTGGAGTCGATCTGGAACGTACGTGACGGCAAGTACCGGCTCGCCGTTCTCCCGAAGCGGATCCACGACCGTCCTCTGCCGCGAATCGAGGTCGTTGACCTGGCCCGTGTGCCGTACAAAGAGAGGATCGGAGCGCTCTCCCCCCGCCTGGTCGAGCGGATCGGCGAGACCCTCGGCCGGGGGGAGCAGGCGATGCTTTTCCTCAACCGGCGCGGCTACGCCCCCTTCCTGCACTGTCCGGACTGCGGCCACGTCCCGCGCTGCGCTCATTGCGAGGTCGCCTTCACCTTTCACCGCGTGGAGTCGGTGCTCCGTTGCCACTACTGCGGCGTCGAGAAGGAGCCTCCGACGGTCTGTCCGGAGTGCGGCGGGGCGCGGATCGGCTACCGGGGGATGGGAACGCAGAGGGTGGAGGAGGATTTGCGCGGCGCTTTCCCGAGCGCGCGAATCGGACGCATGGACCTGGACACCACCCGCAAGAGGGACTCGGCGCGCCGAATCCTCTCCGATTTCGCCGGCGGGGGGATCGACCTCCTTCTCGGGACACAGATGATCGCCAAGGGGCATCACTTCCCCGGCGTGTCCCTCGTCGGCGTGATCCTCGCGGACACGGCGCTCCACCTTCCCGATTTCCGGGCGGGGGAGCGAACCTTCCAGCTGCTGTTGCAGGTGGCCGGCCGGGCCGGGCGGGGGGACAGGGAGGGGGAAGTGGTGATCCAAACCTTTCACCCCCGGCACTATTGCATCCGCGCCGCGATCCACCACGATTTCGACGCATTCGTGGAACGCGAGCTGGCGGACCGCCGGGAGCTTCGATACCCTCCCTTCTCGCGGATCGTGGCGCTCACCTTTCGGGGAAAGCGGGAGGGGAGCGTGCGCGGAGCCGCCGCCCGTTTCCGCGGCGCCCTCTCCTCCGACGGCCGAATCACTCCGATGATTCACGAGATCCTCGGCCCGACGCCGGCGCCGATCACCAAGATCCGGGACCGGTTCCGCTGGCGCTTGATGATCAAAGCGAAGACGGAGCGGTGGCGCGCCTTCCGCGAGGTCCTGGCCGCCCATCTGGACGCCTTCCACGGCCGGAGAGGAGGGGGGCGCGCGGAGGTGGTGGTGGACGTGGACGCGCAGGACTTATTATAG
- a CDS encoding HD domain-containing protein, whose amino-acid sequence MPEPTSHTAQAALLEAEPSGGGWIATFQENLGALADLHRTRSPGRDGDTEEVVWASVEALIRVTGADGCSVTLAEGNVEMLVSRNGAGADRHTHFRDTMAARGTLGHAAIREREPRTVIRWRGDLFHHYPEAVHRGGFESIACFPVEARGRSLGVLTFYYRSPRDFTRTDSDLGRVLAQTVAFAVDNSLLLAEGRQNILNTVQALVRSLEAKDSQTSYHSLRVTQYATLIAEQMGLDEGMIRTVQYGAMLHDIGKIGIVGQILNKKGKLTEEEWAVVRTHPLIGARIVETVDYLAGAVPVVRHHHEYFDGSGYPDGLCGKEIPLGARIVSVPDYYDALTSDRPYRAALPHDEAIDGIRGRTGKIFDPEIAEIFLAVHGGVPSR is encoded by the coding sequence ATGCCGGAGCCGACGAGCCATACGGCGCAGGCGGCGCTTCTGGAGGCGGAACCCTCCGGCGGCGGATGGATCGCCACGTTCCAGGAGAACCTGGGCGCCCTGGCGGACCTGCATCGCACCCGCTCTCCGGGACGCGACGGGGATACGGAGGAGGTGGTCTGGGCTTCGGTGGAGGCGCTGATTCGCGTGACCGGCGCGGACGGCTGTTCCGTCACCCTCGCCGAGGGGAACGTGGAGATGCTCGTCTCCCGGAACGGCGCGGGCGCGGACCGGCACACCCACTTCCGGGACACCATGGCCGCTCGGGGGACGCTGGGACACGCGGCAATCCGCGAGCGCGAGCCGCGGACCGTCATCCGCTGGAGGGGGGACCTGTTCCACCACTACCCGGAGGCGGTTCACAGGGGCGGGTTCGAATCGATCGCCTGTTTCCCCGTGGAAGCCCGGGGCCGTTCCCTGGGGGTGCTTACCTTTTACTACCGAAGTCCCCGTGATTTCACGCGAACGGACAGTGATTTGGGGAGGGTGCTCGCCCAGACGGTGGCCTTCGCCGTGGACAACTCGCTCCTTCTCGCCGAGGGGCGCCAGAACATACTGAACACCGTGCAGGCCCTCGTCCGTTCCCTGGAAGCGAAGGATTCGCAAACGTCCTATCACTCCCTCCGGGTGACCCAGTACGCGACCCTGATCGCGGAGCAGATGGGGTTGGACGAGGGGATGATCCGAACCGTTCAGTACGGCGCCATGCTTCACGACATCGGCAAGATCGGGATCGTGGGACAGATTCTGAACAAGAAGGGGAAGCTCACCGAAGAGGAATGGGCGGTGGTGCGAACCCATCCCCTGATCGGCGCGCGGATCGTGGAGACGGTGGATTACCTGGCCGGCGCCGTGCCGGTGGTGCGTCACCACCACGAGTACTTCGACGGCTCCGGCTATCCGGACGGGCTCTGCGGCAAGGAGATCCCCCTCGGCGCGCGGATCGTCTCCGTCCCCGACTATTACGACGCCCTCACCTCCGATCGGCCCTATCGCGCCGCCCTCCCCCACGACGAGGCGATCGACGGCATCCGCGGGCGGACAGGAAAGATATTCGACCCCGAAATCGCCGAGATCTTTCTCGCCGTCCACGGCGGAGTTCCCTCTCGCTGA
- a CDS encoding response regulator: MSKKILIVDDEVYILHILDFSLGAEGYEVITAADGEEAIERAKKEKPDLVVLDIMMPKVDGFEACRRLKADSDTSAIPVILLTAKGREVDRRMGMEVGADDYIVKPFSPNKLIEKIGSFLSV, encoded by the coding sequence TTGAGCAAGAAGATCCTGATCGTCGATGACGAGGTGTACATCCTGCACATTCTCGACTTCAGTCTCGGCGCCGAGGGGTACGAAGTGATCACCGCGGCGGACGGGGAGGAGGCGATCGAGCGCGCGAAGAAGGAGAAGCCGGACCTGGTGGTGCTCGACATCATGATGCCCAAGGTGGACGGCTTCGAGGCGTGCCGCCGGCTCAAGGCGGATTCGGACACCAGCGCGATCCCCGTGATTCTTCTCACCGCCAAGGGGCGCGAAGTGGACCGTCGAATGGGCATGGAAGTGGGCGCCGACGATTACATCGTAAAGCCCTTCAGCCCGAACAAGCTGATCGAGAAGATCGGCAGCTTCCTCAGCGTGTAG
- a CDS encoding response regulator yields MLEGRDPIAAPSVLVAEENAALLALIVRTLERHGYRPIPACSGGEALRLAGREHPDLILMDMALPLRDGYALARALARDPNTRGIPIIAFQAPEGGGPARRGPGRALRAFDERRLLQQMDRALGGRRVGAGDRAGLWS; encoded by the coding sequence GTGCTAGAGGGACGGGATCCGATCGCCGCTCCGTCGGTGTTGGTGGCGGAGGAGAACGCCGCGCTGCTCGCGCTGATCGTCCGGACGCTCGAACGACACGGCTACCGCCCGATCCCGGCCTGTTCCGGCGGGGAAGCGCTCCGGCTCGCGGGGCGGGAGCATCCGGACCTCATCCTCATGGACATGGCCTTACCGCTCCGAGACGGCTACGCCCTCGCCCGCGCGCTCGCGCGCGACCCGAACACGAGGGGCATTCCGATCATCGCATTTCAGGCGCCCGAGGGGGGCGGACCGGCCCGGCGAGGGCCGGGGCGCGCGCTCCGGGCTTTCGACGAGAGACGACTCCTGCAGCAGATGGATCGCGCCCTCGGGGGGCGCCGGGTAGGCGCCGGCGACCGGGCCGGTCTTTGGTCGTAG